ACCTATCCCTTCGAGCGCCAGCGTTTCTGGGCCGAGCCAAAGCGACGAGCGGGAAACAGCTCGAACACACCGCCGCGCCGGGCAGATGTGGGCGAGTGGTTCACGACACCATCCTGGAAGCGCTGCAATCCCGGCGATCCCGGCGATAGCATGGCGGCATTTGAGGAGCGCCACTGCTGGCTGATCTTCCTCGACAAATGCGGCGTCGGCACGTCGTTGGTGCGCCAACTGACCAGCCAGGGGCAGGAGGTGATCACCATCACGCCCGGCCCGACGTTCGCCCGCTACAGCCCGACCGGATTCACGGTTCGTCCCCGCCAGCGCGAAGACTACGACGCGCTGCTGCGCGAGCTGAACCGCGAGCAGAAGCTGCCGGATCGCATCGTCCATCTCTGGAGCGTGACCCCGCCAATCAACGGAGCCGATGAAACCGAGGCCGGGCTTACCAACCTGCTCGATCATGGCTTCTACAGCCTCTTCACCCTTGCCCAAACGCTCGGCGACCAGGGCATCGATCGCTGTCAGATCACGGTTGTCTCCAACGATATGCAGGAAGTTACCGGGATCGAGCAGATCGTTCCAGCCAAGGCGACCGTGATCGGTCCATGTAAAGTTATCCCGCAGGAGTATCGGGGTATCGCCTGCCGCAGCATCGATCTGCTGCTGCCTGCTGGCGGTCCCAGCAGCGCGCTGATCGAGCAGCTTATGGACGAGCTGAGCCGACCAGTCACGGATGATATTGTAGCCTTCCGGGGATCGCACCGCTGGGTCCAGACGCTTGAGCCGGTCCAGCTTCAGGCGGCAGCGCGCAATACCCGCTTGCGTGAAGGCGGCGTCTATCTGATCACCGGTGGACTGGGCGGCATCGGCCTGGCGATGGCCGAGCATCTTGCCGATACCTGCCGGGCGAAGCTTGTGCTGGTCGGACGAACCGCGCTGCCGCCGCGTGCCCAGTGGCCGGGTATCCTCGAACGTACCGACACGACCAGCGGCCTTGGTCGCCGGATCAAGATCGTTCAGGATCTGGAAGCGCGCACG
This DNA window, taken from Herpetosiphonaceae bacterium, encodes the following:
- a CDS encoding SDR family NAD(P)-dependent oxidoreductase, whose amino-acid sequence is TYPFERQRFWAEPKRRAGNSSNTPPRRADVGEWFTTPSWKRCNPGDPGDSMAAFEERHCWLIFLDKCGVGTSLVRQLTSQGQEVITITPGPTFARYSPTGFTVRPRQREDYDALLRELNREQKLPDRIVHLWSVTPPINGADETEAGLTNLLDHGFYSLFTLAQTLGDQGIDRCQITVVSNDMQEVTGIEQIVPAKATVIGPCKVIPQEYRGIACRSIDLLLPAGGPSSALIEQLMDELSRPVTDDIVAFRGSHRWVQTLEPVQLQAAARNTRLREGGVYLITGGLGGIGLAMAEHLADTCRAKLVLVGRTALPPRAQWPGILERTDTTSGLGRRIKIVQDLEARTEVLVLQADVTDPVQVQIAVDQAVARFGTIHGVLHAAGLPGVGLTQLKSAETAAGVLAPKVQGTLALSHALRGISLDFLALFSSIASVTSGGPGQIDYCAASAFMEHYAQRHSGEHGATIALSWGEWLWDAWQEGLQGYPEDVRAFLIANRRAYGIAFNEGTEAFRRALAGRLPHVYITTQDLVEMVAQIRNGLIDQLLGHGEGQEDTRPLYPRPVLSTSYIEPRNELEAKIAGIWGSVLGIDQIGINDNFFDLGGNSLVGVEVISKIRRALTIDKLPAYVLYEAPSVGEMAAYIAGQDQPEAEEAEEDLDDRGDRRKAQLGIFQRRSYVEEEEIV